A stretch of the Desulfobulbaceae bacterium genome encodes the following:
- a CDS encoding sulfotransferase family protein, translating into MIADEIVVVSGLPRSGTSMMMSMLSAGGIAPLKDELRQADEDNPRGYWEDDRVKRLKDDSSWMGEARGKVVKVVSALLPCLPSQFQYRVIFMERALPEILASQNKMLERSGRQPAATDDKMTVFYSQHLDKIRGWLATQANVTTQFLSFSEVVRDPRQAADDVATFLTQPLDIAQMVSVVDAALYRKRA; encoded by the coding sequence ATGATTGCTGATGAAATAGTTGTAGTATCCGGTCTGCCACGATCGGGCACATCGATGATGATGTCCATGCTCTCTGCCGGAGGAATTGCGCCACTTAAGGATGAGCTTCGTCAGGCTGACGAGGACAACCCTCGGGGCTATTGGGAGGATGATCGGGTTAAACGGCTTAAGGATGACAGTTCCTGGATGGGTGAGGCCCGTGGCAAAGTGGTAAAGGTTGTTTCGGCGCTGCTTCCCTGTTTGCCGTCCCAGTTTCAATATCGGGTCATCTTCATGGAGAGGGCTCTACCTGAAATTCTTGCCTCCCAGAACAAGATGCTTGAGAGGAGCGGTCGGCAACCGGCAGCCACCGACGACAAGATGACAGTATTTTACTCCCAGCATCTCGATAAGATCCGGGGCTGGCTAGCGACACAAGCTAATGTTACAACGCAGTTTCTTTCCTTCAGCGAAGTCGTTCGCGATCCTCGGCAGGCAGCTGATGATGTTGCTACTTTTCTCACCCAGCCTTTGGATATTGCCCAGATGGTGTCGGTGGTGGATGCCGCTCTCTACCGCAAAAGAGCCTGA